The Triticum aestivum cultivar Chinese Spring chromosome 3A, IWGSC CS RefSeq v2.1, whole genome shotgun sequence genome includes a region encoding these proteins:
- the LOC123060982 gene encoding zinc finger CCCH domain-containing protein 4, which translates to MHRGITRRPRALLGAGPCAVPLPPDLSCLQKGNSTPHYWYGGRARALQCKKGRQRRPPPSLSRGGGGDLPAASVMQGVEQEDAPRRRRPPVATEALRDRIVEKVKENRVTLIVGDTGCGKSSMVPQFLLEGNLEPIMCTQPRRFAVVAIAQMVAESRNCQVGEEVGYHIGHSNVSNLNSKRSKIVFKTAGVVLEQMRDKGLAALKYKVIILDEIHERSVESDLVLACVKQFMMKKNDLRLVLMSATADITRYKEYFRDLGRGERVEVIAIPTSPRTRIFQREVLYLEQIADILKMNSESLSTKYCSGEDADADAGLNSDVYQLIHELLLHIHRSDPDLENSILVFLPTYYALEQQWIRLSSVRSVSKVHILHRSIDTDEALQTMKVSKSCRKVILATNIAESSVTIPGVAYVIDSCRSLQVYWDPIRKTDSAGLVWASKSQAEQRKGRTGRTCDGQIYRLVTGPFYNSLDDHEHPAILRLSLREQVLMVCCAESRAMNDPNVVLQKVLDPPNLDVIQDALDSLVQIHALVKPTSPRGRYEPTFYGCLLNSLPLSFDASVLALKFAEIGFLHEGILIGIMLDIQPLPILQPFGYQALCKMFRDNYFDEDSNLKIGKKEATLIGNLCAFQFWQRMFKDKYRQEYLKMVADAQEPTAYHAFISKQEEVWCAFHNLLPAALNNISEIYDDVMCTLHRFRPSFLVEIDPPKYLLPSEFHHVCLHHKVLEPEDMNSLSLESESSHLGSQRKCAATPYVSATDFGVTLTVVVLKALIKEMKTQLAEDNVVSCRERVSGYAQQTVESEMCVFFIRGSCTRGNTCPFSHSSRAPKPVCKFFLTLQGCRNGSSCSFSHDCGSSNMKTSSITSGICSQEDMPTAVCCAKLLPAGGDGHVLIMNDKNLQFSYKICHYYDPTKIVTCTPGLHSVESDSVTNGIMILQNVADPCRLILGGERKLPVPWAKLQRVFWFADFDSDESMNERVLLQKFFEHIAIKTLSETLPNLQVVLIMNNTKFVHLQAERLARECFYFLRESFMFDEGTLGWFSDAPSYPNGMQVSAPVAYVFNMHPPTGIQFGDYQTELRKALRRA; encoded by the exons ATGCACCGCGGAATCACGCGCCGCCCCCGTGCTCTCCTCGGGGCCGGTCCATGCGCCGTGCCGCTGCCTCCGGACTTGTCGTGTCTTCAAAAGGGAAACTCAACCCCCCACTACTGGTACGGAGGGCGGGCGCGAGCCTTGCAGTGCAAGAAGGGAAggcagcgccgcccgccgccgtctctctctcgaggaggagggggagacctccccgccgcctccgtcatgcAGGGCGTCGAGCAGGAGGacgcgccgcggcggcggcggccgccggtcGCCACGGAGGCTCTCCGCGACAGGATCGTCGAGAAGGTCAAGGAGAACCGCGTCACCCTGATCGTTGGGGACACCGGATGCG GAAAGAGCTCCATGGTTCCCCAGTTCCTCCTAGAAGGAAATTTGGAACCAATTATGTGCACACAGCCAAGGAGGTTTGCTGTAGTAGCTATTGCTCAAATGGTGGCTGAATCTCGCAACTGTCAGGTTGGAGAAGAGGTTGGATATCATATTGGTCACTCCAATGTGTCAAATCTCAATTCAAAAAG GTCAAAAATTGTTTTCAAAACAGCTGGTGTTGTACTGGAGCAAATGCGTGATAAGGGCCTTGCTGCATTGAAATATAAGGTTATTATTCTTGATGAAATACATGAAAGGTCTGTCGAATCTGATCTTGTACTTGCTTGTGTTAAGCAGTTCATGATGAAAAAAAATGACTTAAG GTTGGTTTTAATGTCTGCTACTGCTGATATCACAAGATACAAGGAATACTTTAGAGATCTTGGAAGGGGTGAAAGGGTTGAAGTGATTGCCATTCCAACCAGTCCTCGTACGCGCATTTTTCAGAGAGAAGTCCTATACCTTGAGCAG ATTGCTGATATTCTCAAGATGAATTCTGAATCACTTTCAACAAAGTACTGCTCTGGGGAGGATGCTGACGCTGATGCTGGTCTAAACTCGGATGTGTATCAACTTATCCACGAGTTACTGTTGCACATACACCGAAGTGATCCAGACCTTGAAAATAGCATTTTGGTTTTCCTTCCTACATACTATGCATTGGAGCAGCAGTGGATCCGTCTGTCATCTGTTAGATCAGTTTccaaggtgcacattcttcatcgcagCATTGACACTGATGAAGCACTTCAAACTATGAAGGTCTCAAAGTCTTGCCGAAAG GTTATACTGGCGACAAACATTGCCGAATCATCTGTCACTATTCCTGGAGTGGCTTATGTTATTGATTCCTGTAGATCATTGCAAGTCTATTGGGATCCAATCAGGAAAACAGACTCAGCTGGGCTTGTATGGGCTTCCAAGTCTCAG GCTGAGCAGCGGAAAGGCAGAACAGGCCGAACCTGTGATGGTCAAATTTATCGCTTGGTAACTGGACCATTTTACAACAGTTTAGATGATCATGAACATCCTGCCATTTTAAGGTTATCGTTAAGAGAGCAAGTGCTCATGGTTTGCTGTGCAGAGTCAAGAGCTATGAATGATCCTAATG TCGTGCTGCAAAAAGTTCTCGACCCTCCAAATTTGGATGTTATTCAAGATGCACTAGACTCACTTGTTCAAATCCATGCATTGGTTAAGCCAACTTCTCCTAGAGGGCGTTATGAGCCCACTTTTTATGGCTGTTTGCTCAATAGCTTGCCATTATCGTTTGATGCTTCTGTTCTTGCCCTGAAATTTGCGGAGATTGGCTTTCTCCATGAAGGAATTCTAATAGGCATTATGTTGGACATCCAACCACTTCCTATCCTGCAACCTTTTGGCTATCAAGCATTG TGTAAGATGTTTAGAGACAATTACTTCGACGAGGATAGCAACCTGAAAATTGGCAAGAAGGAAGCTACATTAATTGGAAACCTTTGTGCATTCCAATTTTGGCAGCGAATGTTTAAG GACAAGTATCGTCAAGAGTATCTGAAAATGGTGGCGGACGCACAAGAGCCAACAGCATATCATGCCTTTATCTCTAAACAGGAAGAAGTGTGGTGTGCATTTCATAACCTCTTGCCAGCAGCACTTAACAATATCTCTGAAATTT ACGATGATGTTATGTGCACACTGCACCGTTTTAGGCCTAGTTTTCTTGTGGAAATCGATCCTCCTAAGTACCTTCTGCCTTCTGAATTCCACCATGTGTGTCTTCACCATAAAGTACTAGAGCCAGAGGATATGAATTCACTCTCCCTGGAATCTGAGAGTTCCCACTTGGGTTCACAGAGGAAGTGTGCTGCAACCCCTTATGTTTCTGCAACTGATTTTGGGGTCACTCTCACTGTTGTCGTACTGAAGGCGCTTATTAAGGAG ATGAAGACACAACTTGCAGAGGACAATGTAGTTTCTTGTAGGGAACGAGTTAGTGGTTATGCTCAACAAACCGTTGAAAGTGAGATGTGTGTGTTCTTTATACGTGGATCCTGTACTCGAGGCAACACATGCCCTTTTTCTCATTCCTCTCGTGCCCCCAAACCAGTATGCAAGTTCTTCCTTACATTACAG GGTTGTAGAAATGGTAGCTCTTGTTCATTTTCACATGATTGTGGCTCCTCGAACATGAAAACTTCATCTATTAcatctggaatatgctctcaagaagACATGCCTACCGCAGTATGTTGTGCGAAGTTGCTGCCTGCAGGTGGAGATGGGCATGTTCTTATCATGAATGACAAAAATCTGCAGTTCTCCTATAAAATTTGCCACTATTATGACCCCACTAAGATAGTTACATGTACACCTGGTCTGCATTCAGTGGAATCTGATTCAGTGACAAACGGCATCATGATACTCCAGAATGTGGCTGATCCTTGTCGTCTGATTCTTGGTGGTGAACGTAAACTACCCGTTCCTTGGGCAAAGTTACAGCGGGTTTTCTGGTTTGCTGATTTTGATTCTGATGAATCAATGAATGAGAGAGTTCTCCTGCAGAAATTCTTTGAGCATATTGCCATCAAGACCTTGTCAGAGACATTGCCCAATTTGCAGGTTGTCTTGATCATGAACAACACAAAATTTGTTCACTTACAG GCTGAAAGATTGGCGAGGGAATGCTTCTATTTTCTGCGTGAATCATTTATGTTCGATGAAGGGACTCTGGGATGGTTTTCGGACGCCCCAAGTTATCCAAATGGGATGCAAGTATCAGCACCAGTCGCTTACGTTTTCAACATGCATCCTCCTACTGGCATTCAGTTTGGTGACTATCAAACAGAGCTACGCAAAGCCTTACGGAGAGCCTAG